A single genomic interval of Lysobacter avium harbors:
- a CDS encoding flavin monoamine oxidase family protein, which translates to MQRRRFLQMLAAASATPLLLQGCGWGGTGAGPSTGDAGTAEAIDADILVLGAGIAGLHAAMLLEEQNPGRRVVVLEAGQRVGGRMHTVEAGGQRFDVGATDIGGNYWMTRGLAPRVGVSILDPTPEAMAARFGGPSAVGVSGTLINARDWAGSALNPFSGRERAIAPPALLSAATGGEANPVTNINEWLAPALAAHDIPLRDWLAARDWSTAAIDTMDVGATYNGLDQVSALDVLRRNAMLRRGPQSVGSMADGTQALPEAVAARLKQPVEFGAQVSEIVQHDDNVVVVAADGRRWRAPRVVVALPPGPLGKVRFSPEPPAEQRKAWAERALTAVTAIHLKPLKPFWEADGLPLNMWLDGSIERVFGVPDANNRIERLLVWVNGRGAQAIDQMDDSEIGRWAQRELAGWRPAADGATEVLAVRSWGRDPYAMGAFAEIAPGRCADTAQWTAQPLGRVHFAGEHTSFDQPGIEAALASGLRAAVEIAAAEKDAARTDASA; encoded by the coding sequence ATGCAACGACGCCGATTCCTGCAGATGCTGGCTGCCGCCAGTGCCACGCCCCTGCTCCTGCAGGGCTGCGGCTGGGGTGGGACGGGCGCAGGTCCTTCCACTGGCGACGCCGGAACGGCGGAGGCAATCGACGCGGATATCCTCGTCCTCGGCGCCGGCATTGCCGGTCTCCACGCCGCAATGTTGCTGGAAGAACAGAACCCGGGCCGCAGGGTCGTGGTGCTTGAGGCCGGCCAGCGCGTCGGCGGGCGCATGCACACGGTGGAAGCCGGCGGTCAGCGCTTCGACGTCGGCGCCACGGATATCGGCGGCAACTACTGGATGACCCGTGGCCTGGCGCCACGCGTCGGCGTCAGCATCCTGGATCCCACGCCCGAGGCGATGGCTGCCCGCTTCGGCGGCCCGTCCGCGGTCGGTGTCAGCGGCACGCTGATCAACGCCAGGGACTGGGCTGGCAGCGCGCTCAACCCCTTCAGCGGGCGCGAGCGCGCCATTGCGCCGCCCGCGCTGCTGTCGGCGGCCACCGGCGGTGAAGCCAATCCGGTCACCAACATCAACGAATGGCTGGCGCCCGCGCTGGCCGCCCACGACATCCCGCTGCGCGACTGGCTGGCCGCGCGCGACTGGTCGACCGCTGCAATCGACACCATGGACGTTGGGGCCACGTACAACGGCCTGGACCAGGTCAGCGCGCTGGACGTGCTGCGCCGCAACGCCATGCTGCGTCGCGGACCGCAGTCGGTCGGCTCGATGGCGGACGGGACGCAGGCGCTGCCCGAAGCGGTCGCCGCCCGCCTCAAGCAGCCGGTCGAGTTCGGTGCCCAGGTCAGCGAGATCGTTCAACACGATGACAACGTGGTCGTCGTCGCCGCCGATGGCCGCCGCTGGCGGGCGCCGCGGGTCGTCGTCGCCCTGCCGCCGGGCCCGCTGGGCAAGGTCCGCTTCTCGCCGGAACCGCCGGCGGAGCAGCGCAAGGCGTGGGCCGAACGCGCGCTCACCGCGGTCACCGCGATCCACCTCAAGCCGCTGAAGCCCTTCTGGGAGGCCGACGGCCTGCCGCTGAACATGTGGCTGGACGGCTCCATCGAGCGCGTGTTCGGTGTGCCCGACGCCAACAATCGCATCGAGCGCCTGCTGGTCTGGGTCAACGGCCGCGGCGCGCAAGCCATCGACCAGATGGACGACAGCGAGATCGGCCGCTGGGCCCAGCGCGAACTGGCGGGGTGGCGTCCTGCCGCGGACGGCGCCACCGAGGTGTTGGCCGTTCGCAGTTGGGGCCGCGATCCCTACGCGATGGGCGCGTTCGCCGAGATCGCTCCGGGCCGCTGTGCCGATACCGCGCAGTGGACCGCACAACCGCTGGGGCGGGTCCATTTCGCCGGCGAGCACACCTCCTTCGACCAGCCCGGCATCGAGGCCGCCCTGGCGTCCGGCCTGCGCGCGGCGGTGGAGATTGCCGCGGCCGAGAAGGACGCCGCCCGCACTGACGCGTCGGCATGA
- a CDS encoding LiaI-LiaF-like domain-containing protein, whose protein sequence is MRSNSLTGAYVLIAVGTYFLLQKQGWLPNIRPLVSEWWPVLLIAIGVVMIVQRRSRG, encoded by the coding sequence ATGCGATCCAACTCACTGACAGGCGCCTATGTATTGATCGCCGTGGGCACCTATTTCCTGCTCCAGAAGCAGGGTTGGCTGCCCAACATCCGCCCGCTCGTTTCGGAGTGGTGGCCGGTGCTGCTGATCGCCATCGGCGTGGTCATGATCGTGCAGCGGCGCTCGCGCGGTTGA
- a CDS encoding enoyl-CoA hydratase/isomerase family protein: MQASNDVVGWQLDDKVARLRIDRPAKRNALASVHWAAIERCLAEIHASDARVLVLEGVPGAFSAGADIDELAELLAHPSGFVASNAQVQRTQLALQRSPLTTIAVIDGVCVGGGLGLALACDFRLGSTRSRFGLSPAKLGLVYSPEDSRRLVNTVGLARAREMLLTGRLLFAATALEWGLLNRIAGDDGVDAALATLLAELDAGSASARAGIKQVLAYLGGDAEAGQAAATAAFNDAFASADFAEGAAAFLAKRKPDFQ; encoded by the coding sequence ATGCAAGCGAGCAATGACGTGGTCGGTTGGCAGCTGGACGACAAGGTAGCCCGCCTGCGGATCGACCGCCCCGCGAAGCGCAATGCCTTGGCAAGCGTACATTGGGCGGCCATCGAGCGCTGCCTCGCCGAGATCCATGCCAGCGATGCGCGCGTGCTCGTGCTGGAAGGCGTGCCGGGCGCGTTCAGTGCCGGCGCCGACATCGATGAGCTGGCCGAACTGCTCGCTCATCCGTCCGGCTTCGTGGCCAGCAACGCCCAGGTGCAGCGCACCCAGTTGGCGTTGCAGCGCTCGCCGTTGACCACCATCGCCGTGATCGACGGTGTCTGCGTCGGCGGTGGGCTGGGGCTGGCGCTGGCCTGCGATTTCCGCCTCGGCAGCACCCGCAGCCGGTTCGGGCTCTCTCCGGCCAAGCTCGGCCTGGTCTACAGCCCCGAGGACAGCCGCCGGCTGGTCAACACCGTGGGTCTGGCCCGGGCGCGCGAGATGCTGCTGACCGGACGCCTGCTGTTTGCCGCGACTGCCCTGGAGTGGGGCCTGCTGAACCGCATCGCCGGCGATGACGGCGTGGATGCCGCGCTGGCCACCCTGCTGGCGGAACTTGATGCCGGCTCCGCCAGTGCACGCGCCGGCATCAAGCAGGTGCTGGCGTACCTGGGCGGCGACGCCGAGGCCGGCCAGGCCGCCGCCACCGCCGCATTCAACGACGCCTTCGCCAGCGCCGATTTCGCCGAAGGCGCGGCCGCGTTCCTGGCCAAGCGCAAACCCGATTTCCAGTGA
- a CDS encoding GntR family transcriptional regulator — MAGQVVHSLQSPDLRQLLRPDLPLPLYHQIFNILRERVLAGDPPHGAQLPTEFGLAETFGVSRITAKRALDELANAGLVERQRGRGTHVIHRASPKPVRGPLIGLLENLHILGEETQATVVEFGRVAPPPRVRELFGIEPGEPLARAVRVRSRAGTPFGHYTSWTLTGHGEFNEHNLATTSRLKLFERIGIQIRQVQQTLSAVNADAVVAMHLGMDPGSALLALERHSFDESGRLVDLLNILYRPDQFSYQMTLDLDEPSGAS, encoded by the coding sequence ATGGCAGGTCAGGTAGTTCACTCGTTGCAGTCCCCCGATCTCAGACAACTGCTGCGCCCTGACCTGCCGCTGCCGCTGTACCACCAGATCTTCAACATCCTGCGTGAGCGCGTGCTGGCCGGCGACCCGCCCCATGGAGCGCAACTGCCGACCGAATTCGGCCTTGCCGAGACCTTTGGCGTCTCGCGCATCACCGCCAAGCGCGCCCTGGACGAGCTGGCCAACGCCGGACTGGTGGAGCGCCAGCGCGGTCGCGGCACCCACGTCATCCATCGCGCCAGTCCCAAGCCCGTACGCGGGCCGCTGATCGGCCTGCTGGAGAACCTGCATATCCTGGGCGAGGAAACCCAGGCGACGGTGGTCGAGTTCGGCCGTGTCGCGCCGCCGCCGCGGGTGCGCGAGCTGTTCGGGATTGAGCCTGGCGAGCCGTTGGCGCGCGCGGTGCGGGTGCGCAGCCGGGCCGGCACGCCCTTTGGCCACTACACCAGCTGGACCCTCACCGGCCACGGCGAATTCAACGAGCACAACCTGGCGACGACCTCGCGGCTGAAGCTGTTCGAACGCATCGGCATCCAGATCAGGCAGGTGCAGCAGACCCTGTCGGCAGTCAACGCCGACGCGGTGGTCGCGATGCATCTGGGAATGGATCCCGGCAGCGCCCTGCTGGCGCTGGAGCGCCACTCCTTCGACGAGTCCGGCCGTCTGGTCGACCTGCTCAACATCCTCTATCGCCCCGACCAGTTCAGCTACCAGATGACGCTGGACCTGGACGAGCCGTCCGGCGCCAGTTGA
- a CDS encoding nitrilase-related carbon-nitrogen hydrolase, with protein MTEVYRALALQTTCRAVNAAPDVAAARSKIADNIARIDRQVRGSKAFIGQDLRLVVLPEYFATGYPLGDTIPGWADKAAFAMDGPEYDALAKVAQDNRVYLASNAYETDPNFPGLYFQASVLFDDAGNTVLRYRRMVSLFAPTPYDVWDRYLDIYGIDGVFPVAQTPLGRLACVASEEILYPEIARSLALRGAEVLLHSTSEVGSPALTPKDIAKRARAFENMAYVVSANTAGIVDVDIPAQSTDGMSKIVDDQGRVMVEAGDGESMVAFAEIDIAALRRRRERPGMAHILSRLPQDAIAQGLAPAPLQPNALMPGGELRIPERAEFGQRQRATIESLKTAGVIGNG; from the coding sequence ATGACCGAGGTTTACCGCGCCCTGGCACTGCAGACGACCTGCCGCGCCGTCAACGCCGCCCCCGATGTGGCCGCCGCGCGCAGCAAGATCGCCGACAACATCGCCCGCATCGACCGCCAGGTGCGCGGCAGCAAGGCGTTCATAGGCCAGGACCTGCGTCTGGTCGTGCTGCCCGAATACTTCGCCACCGGCTACCCGCTGGGCGACACCATCCCGGGCTGGGCGGACAAGGCCGCGTTCGCGATGGACGGCCCCGAGTACGATGCGCTGGCCAAGGTCGCCCAGGACAACAGGGTCTACCTGGCCAGCAACGCCTACGAGACCGATCCCAACTTTCCCGGCCTGTATTTCCAGGCCAGCGTGCTGTTCGACGATGCCGGCAACACCGTGCTGCGCTACCGGCGCATGGTGTCGCTGTTCGCGCCCACCCCGTATGACGTCTGGGACAGGTACCTGGACATCTACGGCATCGACGGCGTGTTCCCGGTCGCGCAGACCCCGCTGGGCAGACTGGCTTGCGTGGCTTCCGAGGAGATCCTGTATCCCGAGATCGCGCGCTCGCTCGCGCTGCGCGGAGCAGAGGTATTGCTGCACTCGACCAGTGAAGTGGGCAGTCCGGCGCTGACCCCCAAGGACATCGCCAAGCGCGCCCGCGCGTTCGAGAACATGGCCTACGTGGTCTCGGCCAACACCGCCGGCATCGTCGATGTCGATATCCCGGCGCAGAGCACCGACGGCATGTCCAAGATCGTCGACGACCAGGGCCGGGTCATGGTGGAGGCCGGGGACGGTGAATCGATGGTCGCGTTTGCCGAGATCGACATCGCTGCGCTGCGTCGCCGCCGCGAGCGCCCGGGGATGGCGCACATCCTCTCGCGCCTGCCGCAGGACGCGATCGCGCAGGGCCTGGCCCCCGCGCCACTGCAACCCAATGCGCTGATGCCCGGCGGCGAGCTGCGCATTCCCGAGCGCGCCGAGTTCGGCCAGCGTCAGCGCGCCACCATCGAGTCACTGAAGACCGCAGGGGTAATTGGCAATGGTTGA
- a CDS encoding aldehyde dehydrogenase family protein, with translation MVDSTGVTASAVETIPLRDPSTGECDGQLVVVTKEEVDRIAQRLRAAQTDWAARDVGERCQALLDMADALERHREPMVEALLRDTGRWQESLIEVDSTVGALRRWAADAPALLQAPEPVASSIGFLHSRQNLVPYQLVGVISPWNFPLLLSLIDAIPALAAGCAVLCKPSEVTSRFASVLDEVMAEVPALQPVFAVVTGDGRTGEAVIGAVDTICFTGSVRTGRRVGEACAARFIPCSLELGGKDPALVLADADPVRSARAIAWGGFVNGGQSCMSIERVYVDAKIAEPFIAALVEQAKALKLTHPDPREGQIGPIISDAQIAIVREQLADAKARGARALAGGELVEHGGTWCPPTVLVDVDESMPIASEESFATILPVMVVANEEEAIARANDSIFGLSAAVFSGDTEHAVRVGARLHAGGVSINDACLTGMIHTAEKQSFKQSGLGGSRMGSVSIRRFLRSQAVLVNSGVDDPWWFPANP, from the coding sequence ATGGTTGATTCCACCGGCGTTACCGCGTCCGCCGTCGAGACGATACCGCTGCGAGACCCCAGCACCGGCGAGTGCGACGGACAGCTGGTGGTCGTGACAAAGGAAGAAGTGGACCGGATCGCCCAGCGCCTGCGCGCGGCGCAAACCGACTGGGCCGCGCGCGATGTCGGCGAGCGCTGCCAGGCCCTGCTCGACATGGCCGATGCACTCGAGCGCCATCGCGAGCCGATGGTCGAAGCGCTGCTGCGCGACACGGGGCGTTGGCAGGAGTCTCTGATCGAAGTCGACAGCACCGTGGGTGCACTGCGCCGCTGGGCCGCCGATGCCCCGGCGTTGCTGCAGGCACCAGAGCCGGTGGCCAGCAGCATCGGCTTCCTGCACAGCCGGCAGAATCTGGTGCCGTACCAACTGGTTGGCGTGATCAGTCCGTGGAACTTCCCGCTGCTGCTGAGCCTGATCGATGCCATACCCGCGCTCGCCGCGGGTTGCGCGGTGCTGTGCAAGCCCAGCGAGGTGACCTCGCGGTTCGCCAGCGTGCTCGACGAGGTGATGGCCGAAGTGCCAGCGCTGCAGCCGGTGTTCGCCGTGGTCACCGGCGATGGCCGCACCGGCGAGGCGGTGATCGGCGCGGTCGACACCATCTGCTTTACCGGCAGCGTGCGTACCGGTCGCCGCGTCGGCGAGGCCTGCGCGGCGCGCTTCATTCCCTGCTCGCTGGAGTTGGGCGGCAAGGACCCCGCGCTGGTGCTGGCCGACGCCGACCCGGTTCGCAGCGCACGCGCCATTGCGTGGGGTGGCTTCGTCAACGGCGGCCAGAGCTGCATGTCGATCGAGCGTGTCTACGTCGACGCCAAGATCGCCGAGCCCTTCATCGCCGCGCTGGTCGAACAGGCAAAAGCACTGAAACTGACCCATCCCGACCCGCGCGAAGGCCAGATCGGCCCGATCATTTCCGATGCCCAGATCGCCATCGTCCGTGAGCAACTGGCCGATGCGAAGGCTCGCGGCGCGCGTGCGCTCGCTGGTGGCGAACTGGTCGAACACGGCGGCACCTGGTGCCCGCCGACTGTGCTCGTCGACGTGGATGAAAGCATGCCCATCGCCAGCGAGGAGAGTTTCGCCACGATCCTTCCGGTCATGGTCGTGGCCAACGAGGAGGAAGCGATCGCGCGCGCCAACGATTCGATATTCGGCCTGTCCGCGGCGGTCTTCAGCGGTGATACCGAGCACGCTGTGCGCGTGGGCGCGCGCCTGCACGCCGGCGGCGTCAGCATCAACGACGCCTGCCTGACCGGCATGATCCACACCGCGGAGAAGCAGAGCTTCAAACAGTCCGGCCTAGGCGGATCGCGCATGGGCAGCGTATCGATCCGGCGCTTCCTGCGCTCCCAGGCAGTACTCGTGAACTCCGGGGTCGACGATCCCTGGTGGTTTCCCGCCAACCCCTGA
- a CDS encoding cupin domain-containing protein, with the protein MARPHTEFLQNQSLPWEPEELLPGAWTRTLSVDDETGACTLLSKMDAGLHFEQGSRIAADEEFYVLSGSYYLNGFEYAEGCYGFYPAGHPRAGAYSPDGAVVLRFFDSRPRLMSSDEPAPEDRTPPVSFVDTYRMVWDRSVLDYRLNHLACGRKILRIDPVTQQKTFLFMTAPQTHPTNWRGPKEHHPTPEEAFLIAGDLTGEYGTMRPGSYFWRPPGIPHGPYGSRGGSLILIRFVGGAHINHWSSDQHHFDYKQAYQPVLPPELEEIAQPPAPLEAPY; encoded by the coding sequence ATGGCCCGGCCGCACACCGAGTTCCTGCAAAACCAGTCCCTGCCCTGGGAGCCCGAGGAACTGTTGCCGGGCGCCTGGACCCGGACCCTGAGCGTGGATGACGAGACCGGTGCCTGCACGCTGTTGTCAAAGATGGACGCGGGACTGCATTTCGAGCAGGGCAGCCGCATCGCCGCCGACGAGGAGTTCTACGTCCTCTCGGGCAGCTATTACCTCAACGGCTTCGAGTACGCCGAAGGCTGCTACGGCTTCTACCCGGCCGGCCACCCGCGCGCCGGCGCCTACTCGCCCGACGGCGCGGTGGTCCTGCGCTTCTTCGACAGCCGTCCACGCCTGATGTCCAGCGACGAGCCTGCGCCGGAGGACCGCACCCCGCCGGTGTCCTTCGTCGACACCTACCGCATGGTGTGGGACCGCAGCGTGCTGGACTACCGGCTCAACCACCTTGCCTGCGGCCGCAAGATCCTGCGCATCGATCCGGTCACCCAGCAGAAGACCTTCCTGTTCATGACCGCGCCGCAGACCCACCCGACCAACTGGCGCGGGCCGAAGGAACACCACCCCACGCCGGAAGAGGCGTTCCTGATCGCCGGTGACCTGACCGGGGAATACGGGACCATGCGGCCGGGCTCGTACTTCTGGCGGCCGCCGGGCATCCCGCACGGGCCCTACGGCTCGCGCGGCGGCTCGCTGATCCTGATCCGGTTTGTGGGTGGCGCGCACATCAACCACTGGAGCAGCGACCAGCACCACTTCGACTACAAGCAGGCCTACCAGCCGGTGCTGCCACCGGAACTGGAGGAGATCGCCCAGCCGCCGGCGCCGCTGGAAGCGCCGTACTGA
- a CDS encoding VOC family protein produces MLSEVKLVTLGVSDLDNACAFYSSALQYQVKESGPISPELAALWRFDTALTGRYAIIAADDSGLGRIRLLSFDAPGERIWNKDNLYNGSGFYALNFRSRDALDTMNAVKAAGGSSGKEPSAWEVSEHVSVRDSINDDPDGIRLDVFSYDRGGELRGPLETEVSVLQTVAIATRDVERSAAFYRALGYQTLFDQTLDFPELQDLLGTDKPVRIHNINLLKDGTIIPGRVEMFAYLDMDHLPDAPLRDKAVPPNIGILSASFESTDVDADLEHLQTLGGEPVARAQLALPGFGACDVATLFGPDGELLEIYRRA; encoded by the coding sequence ATGCTGTCAGAAGTGAAGCTGGTGACCCTCGGGGTCAGCGACCTCGACAACGCCTGCGCGTTCTACTCCTCGGCGCTGCAGTACCAGGTCAAGGAATCGGGACCGATCTCGCCCGAGCTGGCGGCGCTGTGGCGCTTCGATACCGCCCTGACCGGCCGCTACGCAATCATCGCCGCAGACGACTCGGGCCTGGGCCGCATCCGCCTGCTGTCCTTCGACGCGCCCGGCGAGCGGATCTGGAACAAGGACAACCTGTACAACGGCTCGGGCTTCTACGCGCTCAACTTCCGCAGCCGCGATGCCCTGGACACGATGAACGCGGTCAAGGCCGCCGGTGGCAGCTCGGGCAAGGAGCCGAGCGCCTGGGAGGTCAGCGAGCACGTCTCTGTGCGCGACTCGATCAACGACGATCCCGATGGCATTCGCCTGGACGTGTTTTCCTACGATCGCGGCGGCGAGCTGCGCGGCCCGCTGGAGACCGAAGTCAGCGTGCTGCAGACGGTTGCGATCGCCACCCGCGACGTGGAGCGCTCGGCCGCCTTCTACCGCGCGCTGGGGTACCAGACGCTGTTCGACCAGACCCTGGACTTTCCCGAGCTGCAGGACCTGCTGGGCACCGACAAGCCGGTGCGCATCCACAACATCAACCTGCTCAAGGACGGCACCATCATTCCCGGACGGGTGGAGATGTTCGCCTACCTGGACATGGATCACCTGCCCGACGCACCGCTGCGCGACAAGGCGGTGCCGCCCAACATCGGCATCCTGTCCGCCAGCTTCGAAAGCACGGACGTGGACGCCGACCTGGAGCACCTGCAGACACTGGGCGGCGAGCCGGTAGCGCGTGCACAGCTCGCCCTTCCAGGTTTCGGTGCCTGCGATGTCGCGACCCTTTTCGGCCCCGACGGCGAGCTGCTGGAGATCTACCGGCGCGCCTGA